In a genomic window of Candidatus Methylarchaceae archaeon HK02M2:
- a CDS encoding SHOCT domain-containing protein, with product GLMSCTLVIRCPGLSELTRLGRSTGLLAWGRGEEGSIDAIPKSKGELLIAIIREGMKKAKTPQAPVQAVSIADEIKKLAELRDAGIITDVEFEEKKKILLAKI from the coding sequence AGGGTTTGATGAGTTGCACTCTTGTGATAAGATGCCCTGGACTAAGTGAATTGACAAGATTGGGAAGAAGTACGGGTCTACTAGCGTGGGGTAGAGGAGAAGAAGGTTCAATAGACGCTATTCCTAAATCTAAAGGAGAACTACTCATTGCGATTATCAGGGAAGGTATGAAAAAAGCAAAAACACCACAAGCACCTGTACAGGCAGTCAGTATAGCAGATGAAATAAAGAAATTGGCAGAATTAAGGGATGCAGGCATAATTACAGATGTAGAATTCGAAGAAAAAAAGAAAATTTTGCTCGCTAAGATCTAA